A single genomic interval of Lacrimispora sphenoides JCM 1415 harbors:
- a CDS encoding redox-sensing transcriptional repressor Rex yields MEEKKNLVGGISRKTLERLPMYHHYLERKYREGTETISAPAIALDLQLNEVQVRKDLAMVAKTAGKPKLGYVVKDLIRDMEEFLGFHNTNQAALVGVGSLGKALLSYKGFEQYGVEIVLAFDSDGRRVNTKTGGKPVFPMDKLENLCRRMNIHIGIITVPAEYAQEVCDRLVGGGVRAIWNFAPTHLTVPDHVLVQNENMAVSLAALSKYLYEVDKEGGQWTEEEDH; encoded by the coding sequence ATGGAAGAGAAAAAAAACTTGGTAGGAGGCATATCCAGGAAAACACTGGAGCGTCTTCCAATGTATCATCATTATCTGGAACGGAAATACAGGGAAGGGACAGAGACTATATCAGCGCCTGCCATTGCCCTGGATCTTCAGCTTAATGAAGTCCAGGTGCGCAAGGATCTGGCAATGGTAGCAAAAACAGCTGGAAAGCCCAAATTGGGATATGTGGTGAAGGACTTAATCAGAGACATGGAAGAGTTTTTAGGGTTCCATAATACGAACCAGGCGGCTCTGGTGGGAGTGGGATCCCTGGGAAAAGCCTTGCTGTCTTATAAGGGGTTTGAGCAGTACGGAGTGGAGATTGTCCTGGCCTTTGATTCCGATGGAAGAAGGGTGAATACAAAAACTGGAGGCAAACCGGTTTTTCCCATGGACAAGCTGGAAAATCTCTGCAGGAGAATGAACATTCACATCGGCATCATCACGGTCCCGGCGGAATATGCCCAGGAGGTATGTGACCGTCTGGTAGGCGGTGGTGTAAGGGCCATATGGAACTTTGCTCCCACTCACTTAACTGTGCCTGACCATGTTCTGGTGCAGAATGAGAACATGGCTGTGTCGCTGGCGGCTCTGTCCAAATATCTATATGAGGTGGACAAGGAAGGCGGGCAGTGGACGGAGGAGGAAGATCATTGA
- a CDS encoding GtrA family protein produces MIRKIWDKVMNREVISYLIFGVLTTLVNWVVYWFMVKAGIDYRAATAAAWVVSVLFAFVVNKIFVFQSYDLHLGFVMKEILSFTACRAASGVMEMILMVIMVSWLKMDEYVSKILVSVVVVIANYGFSKVFIFRKREEEPL; encoded by the coding sequence ATGATTAGAAAAATCTGGGACAAGGTCATGAACCGGGAAGTCATTTCCTATTTGATATTTGGAGTGCTGACGACCCTGGTTAACTGGGTTGTCTATTGGTTCATGGTGAAGGCGGGCATTGACTACCGTGCCGCAACTGCGGCAGCATGGGTTGTTTCCGTCCTCTTTGCCTTTGTTGTAAATAAAATCTTTGTTTTTCAAAGCTATGACCTGCATCTGGGCTTTGTCATGAAGGAGATTCTATCGTTTACCGCATGCAGAGCAGCGTCAGGCGTCATGGAAATGATTCTTATGGTGATAATGGTTTCCTGGCTCAAAATGGATGAATATGTAAGTAAAATTCTGGTATCCGTGGTTGTTGTAATTGCAAACTATGGATTCAGCAAGGTTTTCATATTCCGGAAGAGAGAGGAAGAACCCCTGTAA
- a CDS encoding YfhO family protein, translated as MEHDGEIEKISKELEDMLQMTSGEKEITTGENDLKQGNEEEKVTYDPKGERAEQELDLASAPRIRLDIPVDGMEELYDGDLDYEDFNYGEDLEQEKEAVPVTDFMDILEEPEDDEAEEELEIGQLDSYKERIFAKKEGTGTSLVRPSDGLLAAFFVPMVIMVIIFAQRGIFPFGEESFLRTDMYHQYAPFFSEFRYKLTHGGSLLYSWDIGMGVNFAALYAYYLASPLNWLLVLCPKNYVIEFMTYLIVFKIGLSGLSFSWYLRRHNKTMDFGVAFFGIFYALSGYMAAYSWNIMWLDCILLFPLIMLGLEKLVKEKKCFLYCITLGLSILSNYYISIMICIFMVFYFIALLILEGLRSWKEIFIRGGLFALFSLLAGGLSAVVLLPEIYALQSTASGDFNFPQTISSYFSIFDMIARHLPAVEPEIGLDHWPNIYCGVAVLMFFLLYLGCKQIRQREKIVMCSMLLFFFASFSVNTLNFIWHGFHYPNSLPCRQSFIYIFLMLFTCYQAYIHLHEIPWKHVVMAFFASVIFVLMAQKLITDEAYHFSVFYVAILFLSIYAGLISLYQRGVSRNVLVLLALGVVSLEAAVNTTVTSVTTTSRTSYMKDNKASSELAESLMPGTSFYRIEKVTRKTKNDGAWLNFPTVSLFSSTANADLTAFFKKLGCESSTNAYSITGSTPLVDALFAVKYGLYSEETEDDGISVPVASKDEMYLRENSFALSLGFMLPYDFEDNWQLDLTNPAEVQNDFSVVLGATPVLSEVPSEITGTSFTFTPEADGDYYVFVSNKKVEKVNALLGEKTKNFDNVSRGYLLELGYIKAGEKITLRNDDNDQDLVAVAYRFLPEGLESVYNILDRNSMKLTKWTDTQIQGTVTADKAGLLFLSIPYDKGWTIRVDGKVVEPYKLFDTFLSVHMTAGTHDISLEYMPEGLKTGGIITAGSVVFLLILAGVSSGIGRKRRPMRVHSTN; from the coding sequence ATGGAACACGATGGCGAGATTGAAAAGATATCGAAAGAACTAGAGGATATGCTGCAAATGACATCAGGTGAAAAAGAAATTACAACAGGGGAAAATGACTTGAAGCAAGGAAATGAAGAGGAGAAGGTGACTTACGATCCCAAAGGGGAAAGGGCAGAACAGGAATTAGACCTGGCTTCTGCACCCAGGATACGCCTTGATATTCCGGTTGACGGGATGGAGGAGCTGTATGATGGGGATCTTGATTATGAAGATTTTAATTACGGAGAAGACTTGGAGCAGGAGAAAGAGGCTGTTCCTGTTACGGATTTCATGGACATTCTTGAGGAGCCGGAAGACGATGAAGCTGAGGAAGAGTTGGAAATTGGGCAGTTAGATAGCTATAAAGAAAGAATATTTGCTAAAAAAGAGGGGACAGGCACCAGCCTGGTAAGGCCCTCCGACGGACTCCTTGCAGCTTTTTTTGTGCCAATGGTGATCATGGTTATCATATTTGCCCAGCGGGGGATTTTTCCTTTTGGCGAGGAAAGCTTTTTAAGGACTGACATGTATCATCAGTATGCTCCGTTTTTTTCTGAGTTCCGTTATAAGCTGACCCATGGAGGAAGTCTTCTGTACAGCTGGGATATCGGCATGGGAGTGAATTTTGCAGCTCTTTATGCTTATTATCTGGCAAGTCCTTTAAACTGGCTGCTGGTACTTTGCCCGAAGAATTATGTCATTGAATTTATGACCTATCTGATCGTATTTAAGATCGGATTAAGCGGACTTTCCTTTTCCTGGTATCTGCGCAGGCATAACAAGACCATGGACTTCGGAGTCGCTTTTTTTGGCATCTTCTATGCTCTGTCCGGATATATGGCGGCTTACAGCTGGAATATCATGTGGCTGGATTGCATTCTTCTATTCCCGCTCATTATGCTGGGCCTTGAGAAGCTGGTGAAAGAAAAGAAGTGTTTCCTATACTGTATTACACTGGGACTATCAATTTTATCAAATTATTACATATCCATTATGATATGTATTTTTATGGTATTCTACTTTATTGCTCTTCTTATATTAGAAGGCTTGAGATCCTGGAAGGAAATCTTTATCCGCGGAGGACTGTTTGCTCTGTTTTCCTTATTAGCAGGAGGCCTTTCTGCTGTAGTTCTGCTTCCTGAAATTTATGCGCTGCAGTCAACTGCATCAGGAGATTTTAATTTTCCCCAGACCATCAGCTCTTACTTTTCCATATTTGACATGATCGCCAGACATCTTCCGGCGGTGGAACCGGAAATCGGGCTGGACCACTGGCCTAATATCTACTGCGGTGTGGCAGTTCTCATGTTTTTCCTTCTTTACCTGGGCTGTAAACAGATCAGGCAGAGGGAAAAGATTGTTATGTGCTCTATGCTGCTGTTTTTCTTTGCCAGCTTTTCCGTTAATACACTGAATTTTATCTGGCATGGATTTCATTATCCCAACAGCCTGCCATGCAGACAGTCTTTTATTTATATTTTTCTCATGCTGTTTACGTGCTATCAGGCTTACATTCACTTGCATGAGATTCCATGGAAGCATGTAGTAATGGCTTTTTTTGCTTCGGTGATCTTTGTTTTGATGGCGCAGAAGCTTATAACGGATGAGGCTTATCATTTTTCCGTATTTTATGTGGCTATTTTGTTCCTTTCCATTTATGCCGGCCTTATCAGCCTTTACCAAAGAGGAGTCAGCCGGAATGTGCTGGTACTTCTGGCCCTTGGCGTGGTCTCCTTAGAAGCCGCGGTTAATACCACGGTCACCAGCGTGACGACCACCAGCAGGACCAGCTATATGAAGGATAATAAGGCATCATCAGAGCTGGCAGAAAGCCTGATGCCGGGTACCTCTTTTTACCGGATCGAAAAGGTCACAAGAAAAACCAAAAATGACGGAGCCTGGTTGAACTTTCCTACGGTCTCCCTCTTTTCCTCCACAGCCAATGCAGATCTTACGGCATTCTTTAAAAAACTGGGTTGCGAAAGCTCTACCAATGCTTACAGCATTACGGGAAGCACGCCTCTGGTGGATGCTCTTTTTGCGGTCAAATACGGGCTGTACTCGGAAGAAACCGAGGATGACGGCATATCCGTACCGGTTGCTTCAAAGGATGAGATGTATCTCCGGGAAAACAGCTTTGCCTTATCTTTGGGATTTATGCTACCATATGACTTTGAAGATAACTGGCAGCTGGATTTAACAAATCCGGCAGAGGTCCAGAACGATTTTTCCGTGGTATTAGGAGCCACCCCGGTACTGTCTGAGGTTCCAAGCGAAATCACCGGAACCAGCTTTACGTTTACACCGGAAGCGGATGGAGACTATTATGTATTTGTCAGCAATAAAAAGGTGGAAAAGGTAAATGCTCTGCTTGGAGAAAAGACCAAAAACTTTGATAATGTGAGCCGCGGCTATCTGCTGGAACTGGGCTATATAAAAGCAGGGGAAAAGATTACTCTGCGAAACGATGACAATGATCAGGATCTGGTAGCGGTCGCTTACCGTTTTCTTCCTGAGGGCCTTGAGTCTGTGTACAACATTTTAGACAGGAATTCCATGAAGCTTACAAAGTGGACGGATACGCAGATACAGGGAACTGTCACTGCTGATAAGGCCGGCCTGCTGTTTTTAAGCATTCCCTATGACAAGGGCTGGACGATCAGGGTTGACGGAAAAGTTGTTGAGCCTTATAAATTATTTGATACGTTTTTAAGCGTGCATATGACTGCCGGGACCCATGATATTTCACTGGAATATATGCCGGAGGGACTTAAAACAGGCGGTATCATAACGGCTGGAAGCGTGGTCTTTCTGCTGATACTTGCAGGTGTATCCTCAGGAATAGGGAGAAAGCGCAGACCCATGCGGGTTCATTCTACCAATTAA
- a CDS encoding FAD:protein FMN transferase, with amino-acid sequence MKKRRAVVLIAGVTALLLMGCERRVDPLSKSDFMLNTFVTVTLYDKDDPKILSDCLDLCRSYETIFSKTIEGSEVYKLNHRPASEETVTVSPDVGALISKSLYYSQISDGGFDVTIEPLSSLWDFTSLDPVVPPNAKIQEARKKVDYRNLKLERNTLTFLSPDTSLDFGAIAKGYIADRMKDFLLEQGVKSAVINLGGNVLCVGQKPDGTPFKIGLQKPYADRNETIEIMNINDMSVVSSGVYERHFVKDGVNYHHLLNPGDGYPYENGLVSVTILSELSADGDALSTTCFSLGLKKGMELLDSTDGVYGVFITEDGEVYYSQGAREFLVRKP; translated from the coding sequence ATGAAAAAAAGGAGAGCAGTTGTTTTGATCGCAGGTGTAACAGCTCTTTTGCTTATGGGCTGTGAAAGAAGGGTGGATCCGCTCAGTAAATCCGATTTTATGCTGAACACCTTTGTAACTGTGACTCTTTACGATAAGGACGATCCTAAAATTTTATCTGACTGTCTGGATTTATGCCGGTCCTATGAAACTATTTTCAGTAAAACCATTGAGGGCAGTGAGGTTTACAAGTTAAATCACAGGCCTGCCAGTGAAGAGACCGTGACAGTATCCCCGGATGTGGGGGCTCTTATTTCCAAGAGCCTTTATTATTCTCAAATATCAGACGGGGGTTTTGATGTTACCATAGAGCCTTTGTCTTCTCTGTGGGATTTCACATCCCTGGATCCGGTTGTACCGCCTAATGCAAAGATCCAGGAGGCCAGGAAAAAAGTAGATTACCGGAATTTAAAGCTTGAGAGAAATACCCTTACATTTTTATCTCCGGATACTTCCCTTGATTTTGGGGCAATCGCCAAAGGATATATTGCGGACCGGATGAAGGATTTTCTTTTAGAACAGGGAGTAAAGAGTGCCGTGATCAATCTGGGAGGAAATGTCCTTTGCGTGGGGCAGAAGCCTGACGGCACACCGTTTAAAATCGGCCTTCAAAAACCTTATGCAGACCGAAATGAAACCATAGAAATTATGAATATCAATGACATGTCCGTGGTATCATCCGGAGTGTATGAACGGCATTTTGTTAAAGATGGTGTGAACTACCACCATCTTTTAAACCCGGGGGATGGTTATCCATATGAGAACGGGCTTGTGTCCGTCACCATTTTATCAGAGCTGTCCGCAGACGGGGACGCCCTTTCCACCACCTGTTTTTCCCTTGGACTTAAAAAGGGAATGGAGCTTCTGGACTCCACGGACGGTGTATACGGCGTATTTATTACAGAGGATGGAGAGGTTTACTATTCCCAGGGAGCCAGGGAGTTTCTGGTTAGGAAGCCTTAG
- a CDS encoding LysR family transcriptional regulator, whose product MNTVLLQYAVEVEKTGSITKAAANLYMDQPNLSKAIKTLEESLGAPIFRRTSKGVVPTAKGRIFLEHARNVLDQIEKMEHLYKPDQVGGVEFSLSMPRASYLSLTFSRFIRSLDKEEGMNVWLRETNSADTLKDVETGEYNLGIIRYQSSSEGYYAQAAAAKGLLLEPVLEYSLRLLMSEHHPLAEKKEIIGEDLLPYIEIAHGDGSSGRRENFEKKGKVPESTKHVYVFERGSQFDLLDEDPHTYMWVSPMPEELLTRYGLVERQCKKKTGTYQDALIYRKGYSFTDWDKGFLNQLETVKSIFLE is encoded by the coding sequence TTGAATACTGTATTGTTACAATATGCCGTGGAGGTGGAAAAAACAGGTTCCATAACCAAGGCGGCTGCCAACCTCTACATGGACCAGCCTAATTTAAGCAAGGCGATCAAAACCTTGGAAGAGAGCCTTGGCGCTCCGATTTTCAGACGGACGTCCAAGGGCGTGGTTCCTACGGCAAAGGGAAGGATTTTTCTGGAGCATGCCAGAAATGTCCTGGACCAGATCGAAAAGATGGAACATTTATATAAACCAGATCAGGTGGGAGGGGTGGAATTTTCCCTTTCTATGCCAAGGGCAAGTTATTTAAGCCTTACATTTTCCCGGTTTATCCGAAGCCTGGATAAGGAAGAGGGAATGAATGTATGGCTGCGGGAGACAAATTCTGCAGATACCTTAAAGGATGTGGAAACCGGAGAATATAATCTGGGTATTATTCGGTATCAGTCCTCTTCAGAAGGATACTATGCCCAGGCAGCAGCGGCAAAGGGCCTTTTACTTGAGCCGGTTTTGGAATACTCCCTAAGGCTTCTCATGTCCGAACATCATCCCCTTGCGGAGAAAAAGGAAATCATAGGAGAAGACTTGCTGCCTTATATTGAGATTGCCCATGGCGACGGATCATCCGGCCGCCGGGAGAATTTTGAAAAGAAAGGAAAGGTTCCGGAATCTACAAAACATGTTTACGTATTTGAACGGGGAAGCCAGTTCGACCTTTTGGATGAAGATCCTCACACGTATATGTGGGTCTCTCCCATGCCGGAAGAGCTCCTTACAAGGTATGGCCTGGTGGAGCGGCAGTGCAAAAAAAAGACCGGGACATACCAGGATGCGCTGATCTACAGGAAGGGGTATTCGTTTACGGACTGGGATAAAGGGTTTCTAAACCAGCTGGAAACAGTGAAGAGTATTTTTTTAGAATAA
- the queA gene encoding tRNA preQ1(34) S-adenosylmethionine ribosyltransferase-isomerase QueA — protein MNVRDFYFDLPQELIAQDPLEDRSASRLLVLDKHTGEIQHRHFRDILSFLRKGDCLVINDTKVIPARLFGVKEGTEAKIEILLLKRRENDIWETLVKPGKKAKVGTVITFGEGLLKGTVIDVVEEGNRLIQFSYEGIFEEILDRLGQMPLPPYITHQLKDKNRYQTVYAKHEGSAAAPTAGLHFTKELLEEIEDMGVSIAHVTLHVGLGTFRPVKVDEIEAHHMHSEFYIIEEEEAKKVNEAKQNGGRIVCVGTTSCRTVESASTDEGILKAGSGWTEIFIYPGYRFKILDCLITNFHLPESTLVMLVSALAGRDHVLHAYEEAIKERYRFFSFGDAMLLTDLLYEGES, from the coding sequence ATGAACGTTAGGGACTTTTATTTTGATCTGCCGCAGGAGTTGATTGCCCAGGACCCTCTTGAGGACCGTTCTGCATCCAGGCTTCTGGTCTTAGATAAACACACGGGAGAGATTCAGCACAGGCACTTTAGGGATATCCTTTCCTTCTTGCGGAAAGGGGATTGTCTAGTCATTAATGATACCAAGGTCATTCCGGCCAGATTGTTTGGAGTGAAAGAGGGAACAGAAGCTAAGATCGAAATCCTCTTATTAAAGAGAAGAGAGAATGACATTTGGGAAACCCTAGTAAAGCCGGGAAAAAAGGCAAAGGTTGGAACCGTGATCACCTTTGGAGAGGGCCTGTTAAAGGGAACTGTGATCGATGTGGTAGAAGAAGGAAACCGGTTGATCCAGTTCTCCTATGAGGGGATTTTTGAAGAGATACTGGACCGTTTGGGACAGATGCCTCTGCCTCCTTATATTACTCACCAGTTAAAGGATAAAAACCGTTATCAGACGGTTTATGCAAAGCATGAGGGTTCAGCGGCGGCACCTACCGCAGGGCTGCACTTTACAAAAGAGCTGTTAGAGGAAATTGAGGATATGGGGGTGTCCATCGCCCATGTAACTCTTCACGTTGGGCTAGGAACCTTTCGTCCGGTGAAGGTAGATGAGATTGAAGCGCATCATATGCATTCTGAATTCTATATTATAGAAGAAGAAGAGGCAAAGAAGGTCAATGAGGCAAAGCAAAATGGGGGCCGCATTGTCTGTGTGGGAACGACCAGCTGCCGTACGGTGGAGTCTGCTTCCACGGACGAGGGGATTTTAAAGGCAGGAAGCGGATGGACGGAAATCTTCATTTATCCCGGATACCGCTTTAAGATTCTGGATTGCCTGATTACGAATTTTCACTTGCCAGAATCTACGCTGGTAATGTTGGTATCCGCTCTTGCAGGGAGGGATCATGTGCTTCATGCCTATGAGGAAGCCATTAAAGAGCGTTACCGTTTCTTTAGTTTCGGGGACGCCATGCTTCTTACGGACCTTCTTTATGAAGGGGAGTCTTAA
- a CDS encoding sirohydrochlorin cobaltochelatase, whose protein sequence is MKKAILVVSFGTTYHESRMKTIEAIEQSIREEFPEYEVRRAFTSRIIIEILKKRDNISIDSVAEALEKLAQEGFQHVIVQPTLVMGGEENDGMVAAVKQYENRFRRILWGKPLLSEKEDYKRLCSVLAEDTKEYDREGTEILFMGHGTEHEANECYPRLAEVFRQNGYSRYHIGTVEAEPTFESIKEVVEKTGSNRMVLQPLMIVSGDHAHNDMAGEGEESWKSQLESDGYQVVCRLKGMGELEGVRRMLLDHAREACKNLEVMG, encoded by the coding sequence ATGAAAAAGGCGATTTTAGTAGTAAGTTTTGGAACCACTTATCATGAAAGCAGAATGAAAACCATAGAAGCCATTGAACAGTCCATAAGGGAAGAGTTCCCGGAGTATGAGGTGCGCCGGGCATTTACAAGCCGGATCATTATTGAAATATTGAAAAAAAGAGACAACATTTCTATAGACAGTGTAGCAGAAGCCTTAGAAAAGCTGGCACAGGAGGGATTTCAGCATGTGATCGTTCAGCCCACCCTGGTTATGGGAGGGGAAGAGAATGACGGCATGGTAGCTGCCGTGAAGCAGTATGAGAACCGGTTCCGCCGGATCCTGTGGGGAAAGCCGCTGCTTTCGGAGAAAGAGGACTATAAAAGGCTTTGCAGCGTGCTGGCAGAGGACACGAAGGAATATGACAGGGAAGGAACGGAGATCCTATTCATGGGACATGGTACGGAGCATGAGGCCAATGAGTGCTATCCGCGTTTAGCGGAGGTGTTTAGGCAGAATGGATACAGCAGGTATCATATAGGAACCGTGGAGGCGGAGCCAACTTTTGAATCCATAAAAGAAGTGGTGGAGAAAACCGGTTCTAACCGTATGGTGCTGCAGCCGCTTATGATTGTATCCGGAGACCATGCCCATAATGATATGGCAGGAGAAGGAGAAGAATCCTGGAAAAGCCAGCTGGAGTCTGACGGCTATCAGGTGGTTTGCCGGTTAAAGGGTATGGGAGAACTGGAGGGAGTCCGCCGGATGCTCCTGGATCATGCCAGAGAAGCATGTAAGAATCTGGAGGTTATGGGATGA
- a CDS encoding iron-containing alcohol dehydrogenase has product MARFTLPRDLYHGKGALEELKNIKGKKAIVVVGGGSMKRFGFLDRVVACLKEAGMEVKLFEGVEPDPSVDTVMKGAEMMREFEPDWIVAIGGGSPIDAAKAMWAFYEYPDTTFEDLCIPFNFPTLRTKARFCAIPSTSGTATEVTAFSVITDYKKGVKYPLADFNITPDIAIVDPDLAETMPQKLTAHTGMDALTHAVEAYVSTLHCDYTDPLALHAIKMIHNDLIDSYNGDKEARARMHNAQCLAGMAFSNALLGIVHSMAHKTGAAYSGGHIVHGCANAMYLPKVIKFNSKVPEAAKRYADIARFIDLKGNNDEELVHALIAEIRSMNEKLNIPACIKEYEGGIIDEAEFNEKLGTVAELAVGDACTGSNPRPITSAEMEKLLSCCYYDKEVDF; this is encoded by the coding sequence ATGGCTAGATTTACATTACCGAGAGACCTATATCACGGGAAGGGCGCCCTGGAAGAGCTTAAGAATATAAAAGGAAAAAAGGCAATCGTGGTTGTCGGCGGCGGTTCCATGAAACGTTTTGGATTTCTTGACAGGGTGGTGGCATGCCTGAAAGAAGCCGGAATGGAAGTAAAGCTGTTTGAAGGAGTAGAGCCGGATCCCAGCGTGGATACGGTAATGAAGGGTGCAGAAATGATGCGTGAATTTGAGCCGGATTGGATCGTTGCAATCGGCGGCGGATCTCCTATTGATGCGGCAAAGGCAATGTGGGCATTTTATGAATATCCTGATACCACATTCGAGGACTTATGCATTCCCTTTAATTTCCCGACTCTGAGAACAAAGGCAAGATTCTGCGCCATTCCTTCTACTTCCGGTACGGCAACCGAGGTAACGGCATTCAGTGTTATTACGGATTATAAAAAAGGAGTGAAATATCCGCTGGCAGATTTCAACATCACACCGGATATCGCAATCGTTGATCCGGATCTGGCTGAGACCATGCCTCAGAAGCTGACCGCCCATACCGGTATGGATGCCCTGACTCATGCGGTGGAAGCTTACGTATCAACCCTCCATTGTGACTACACCGATCCTCTGGCTCTTCATGCTATTAAGATGATACATAATGATTTAATTGATTCTTATAACGGGGACAAGGAAGCCCGTGCCCGTATGCATAATGCCCAGTGTCTGGCAGGAATGGCATTCTCCAATGCCCTTTTAGGCATTGTCCATTCCATGGCCCATAAGACAGGGGCTGCTTATTCAGGGGGACATATTGTCCATGGCTGCGCAAACGCCATGTACCTGCCAAAGGTAATTAAATTTAATTCCAAGGTTCCGGAGGCTGCAAAGCGCTATGCAGATATTGCCCGCTTCATTGATCTGAAGGGGAATAATGATGAGGAACTGGTTCATGCATTGATCGCAGAGATCCGTTCCATGAACGAAAAGCTTAATATTCCTGCTTGTATTAAGGAATATGAAGGCGGAATCATTGACGAAGCAGAGTTCAATGAAAAATTAGGGACAGTAGCAGAGCTGGCAGTAGGTGATGCATGCACCGGCTCCAACCCAAGACCGATCACGTCCGCTGAGATGGAGAAACTGTTATCCTGTTGTTACTATGATAAAGAGGTAGATTTTTAA
- the argH gene encoding argininosuccinate lyase, protein MKLWGGRFTKETNQLVHNFNASISFDQKFYHQDIEGSIAHVKMLAKQGLLTEEDKDKIVKGLMEIREDLESGALVITGEHEDIHSFVEAVLTERIGEAGKRLHTGRSRNDQVALDMKLYTRDEIDELTLLMEGLLSELLKLMEENLDTYMPGFTHLQKAQPITLAHHLGAYFEMFDRDHSRLHDIKKRMNYCPLGSGALAGTTYPLDREYTAELLGFAGPTLNSMDSVADRDYLIELLSALSTISMHLSRFCEEIIIWNTNEYRFVEIDDSYSTGSSIMPQKKNPDIAELIRGKTGRVYGALVSLLTTMKGIPLAYNKDMQEDKELAFDAIDTVKGCLALFTGMISTMTFRKDVMEASAKNGFTNATDAADYLVNHGVAFRDAHGIVGQLVLFCIEKGIALDDMSLEEYKAISPVFEEDIYDAISLKTCVEKRMTIGAPGQEAMKRVIEIYKKKLEK, encoded by the coding sequence ATGAAACTATGGGGCGGACGCTTCACAAAAGAAACCAATCAGCTGGTTCACAACTTTAATGCATCTATATCATTTGATCAAAAATTCTATCATCAGGATATTGAGGGCAGCATTGCTCATGTGAAGATGCTGGCAAAACAAGGACTTCTTACGGAGGAAGATAAAGACAAGATCGTAAAAGGCCTTATGGAAATCCGGGAGGATTTAGAAAGCGGAGCCCTGGTAATAACGGGGGAACATGAAGACATTCATTCTTTCGTCGAAGCAGTATTAACGGAACGGATCGGGGAGGCCGGAAAGCGCCTTCATACCGGACGGAGCCGCAATGATCAGGTGGCTCTTGATATGAAGCTGTATACCAGAGATGAGATCGATGAGCTTACCCTTTTGATGGAAGGACTTCTCTCAGAGCTTTTAAAGCTTATGGAAGAAAATCTTGACACTTACATGCCTGGATTTACCCATCTGCAAAAAGCGCAGCCAATCACCCTGGCTCACCACCTGGGGGCTTACTTTGAAATGTTTGACAGGGATCATTCCCGTCTTCATGACATTAAAAAAAGGATGAACTATTGTCCCCTTGGCTCTGGCGCTTTGGCTGGAACCACTTATCCCCTGGACCGGGAATATACGGCAGAGCTTCTGGGATTTGCAGGGCCGACTCTTAACAGTATGGATTCCGTGGCCGACCGGGATTACTTAATCGAGCTATTAAGTGCCTTATCTACCATTTCCATGCATTTAAGCAGATTCTGTGAAGAGATCATTATCTGGAATACCAATGAATACCGGTTTGTGGAAATTGATGATTCCTACAGCACCGGAAGCAGCATCATGCCTCAGAAAAAGAACCCGGACATTGCGGAACTGATCCGGGGAAAGACCGGCAGGGTTTACGGCGCCCTGGTGTCTCTGTTAACCACCATGAAGGGGATTCCTCTTGCCTACAACAAGGACATGCAAGAGGATAAGGAGCTGGCCTTTGACGCCATTGATACGGTAAAAGGCTGCCTTGCCCTGTTTACCGGAATGATTTCCACCATGACCTTCCGAAAGGATGTGATGGAAGCCAGCGCCAAAAACGGTTTTACCAATGCAACCGATGCGGCCGATTATCTGGTAAATCATGGAGTGGCCTTCCGGGATGCCCATGGAATCGTTGGACAGCTTGTACTTTTCTGCATAGAAAAGGGCATTGCCCTGGATGATATGAGCCTGGAAGAATATAAGGCCATCAGCCCGGTGTTCGAGGAGGATATTTATGATGCCATCAGCTTAAAAACCTGTGTGGAAAAAAGAATGACCATTGGTGCTCCTGGCCAGGAGGCAATGAAAAGAGTCATTGAAATTTATAAGAAGAAGCTTGAAAAATAG